A single genomic interval of Spirosoma taeanense harbors:
- a CDS encoding VCBS repeat-containing protein yields the protein MLFFFTVSERIRLVSTVRLYAVAAGLLCLFVSVANAQSALFQLLSPKQTNIEFSNVIDENESLNVLAYEYFYNGGGVAVGDLNNDGLQDIFFTANLKPNRLYLNLGGLKFKDITAEASPELGGREGGWKTGVSLADVNGDGRLDIYVCYSGKVDEAKRRNQLFINQGSADGVPVHFIEQAKDYGLDDPGYSTQATFFDYDKDGDLDVFLLHHNVKKYDNMQLARLHTETDELAGNKLLENQNGHFVDVSKKAGIHQYPLTFGLGVVVADVNQDGWPDIYATNDYNEPDYLYINAKDGTFRDETQLRFRHLPQFSMGVDIADYNNDGLPDVMSLDMLPEDNRRQKLLQLQENYESFELMVQQNLQKQYMRNMLQLNNGDGTFSEIAQLAGVSNTDWSWSPLLADFDNDGYKDLFITNGYLRDYTNKDFLKYWGDYKVKKAINRESVQLMDLVRAMPATKVPNYIFRNNHDLTFANKQADWGFQAPSVSSGAAYADLDNDGDLELIVNNINEPAFVYQNLAREQSKNAFIQLKLVPTVGKKQAVGARVSLFANGVQQYQELNPVRGYLSCQPTTLHFGLGTATVIDSIRISWPDQSEQTLTRVAVNQQLVIQQAAVSAKPTALPVAKAPNALFTKTQLPLKLTHEGYTENDFKRQPLMLWMYSHTGPVLAKGDVNKDGLEDLFVSGDQTNPGSVWQQQKGTFKKLDKLAIGDEKLSAVAAAAFFDANGDGYDDLYVAKGGYSLFEANTASLQDELYLNDGRGNLSLTATPLPNISASSKSCVRPGDYDGDGDLDLFVGGRVVPGRYPETPTSYLLENNGKGEFAVVAVPFSAVGMVTDAQWADLDGDGRLDLVICGEFMPVTIYQNTKAGFVDKTSQYFPEAENGFWLSLAVTDVNGDGRNDIIAGNLGSNSQIRVTSKEPAELYYADFDGNGSVDPFFNFYIQGQSYPYVSRDELNDQIYAMRKRFGFYKDYASAKVTDILPTEELAKARKLTVTEERSVCYMNQNGRFVKHVLPAQAQFAPVTSLKTGDFNNDGNVDLLLFGNKSDNRLKLGSMDANYGCLLAGNGKGDFNYVGQPQSGLSVTGDVKSVIDLKIGPQTYLVIGAFGQPLQVYKPGKP from the coding sequence ATGCTTTTCTTCTTCACTGTAAGCGAACGGATTAGGTTAGTCTCTACGGTACGGTTATATGCCGTAGCCGCGGGGCTGCTGTGTCTGTTCGTTTCGGTTGCCAACGCGCAATCGGCGCTGTTTCAACTGCTTTCGCCGAAGCAGACAAATATTGAATTCAGCAATGTGATTGATGAGAACGAAAGCCTGAACGTACTGGCCTACGAATATTTTTATAACGGCGGGGGCGTGGCCGTTGGCGATCTGAACAACGACGGCCTGCAGGATATTTTCTTTACCGCTAATCTGAAACCGAACCGGCTGTATCTGAACCTGGGCGGGCTGAAGTTCAAAGACATTACGGCCGAAGCTTCGCCCGAGTTAGGCGGTCGGGAAGGGGGCTGGAAAACCGGTGTCAGTCTGGCCGATGTAAACGGCGATGGACGGCTGGATATTTACGTTTGCTACTCCGGAAAGGTCGACGAGGCCAAACGCCGAAATCAGCTCTTCATTAATCAGGGCAGCGCCGATGGCGTGCCCGTCCACTTCATTGAACAGGCGAAAGATTACGGGCTGGATGATCCCGGCTATAGTACGCAGGCTACGTTTTTTGACTACGACAAAGACGGCGACCTCGACGTATTTCTCCTGCATCATAACGTAAAGAAATACGACAACATGCAGCTGGCCCGGCTGCACACCGAAACCGATGAGCTGGCCGGAAATAAACTGCTCGAAAATCAGAACGGCCACTTCGTGGATGTATCGAAAAAAGCCGGAATCCACCAGTATCCGCTGACCTTTGGGCTGGGCGTGGTGGTGGCCGATGTCAACCAGGACGGCTGGCCCGACATTTACGCAACCAACGACTACAACGAGCCGGACTACCTCTACATTAATGCGAAGGACGGTACGTTCCGCGACGAAACGCAGTTGCGGTTCCGGCACCTGCCGCAGTTTTCGATGGGCGTTGATATTGCCGACTACAACAACGACGGCCTGCCCGACGTCATGTCGCTGGATATGCTGCCCGAAGACAACCGGCGGCAGAAGCTGTTGCAGCTCCAGGAAAACTATGAATCGTTTGAGCTCATGGTGCAGCAGAATCTGCAGAAACAATACATGCGGAATATGCTTCAGCTCAACAACGGCGATGGTACGTTCAGCGAGATTGCCCAGCTCGCGGGTGTTTCTAATACCGACTGGAGCTGGTCGCCCCTGCTGGCCGACTTCGACAACGATGGCTACAAAGACTTATTCATCACGAATGGGTATCTGCGCGATTACACCAATAAGGATTTTCTGAAGTACTGGGGCGATTACAAAGTGAAGAAGGCTATCAACCGCGAGTCGGTGCAGCTGATGGACCTCGTCCGGGCTATGCCCGCCACGAAAGTCCCGAACTACATTTTTCGTAACAACCACGACCTGACGTTTGCCAACAAACAGGCCGACTGGGGCTTTCAGGCGCCTTCGGTTTCGAGCGGAGCGGCTTATGCCGACCTCGACAATGACGGCGATCTGGAATTGATCGTTAACAATATAAACGAACCCGCCTTCGTCTATCAAAATCTGGCGCGCGAACAGTCCAAAAACGCGTTTATTCAACTGAAACTGGTGCCGACAGTCGGGAAGAAGCAGGCGGTGGGTGCCCGCGTTAGCCTGTTTGCAAACGGTGTGCAGCAGTATCAGGAACTCAATCCGGTTCGGGGGTATCTGTCCTGCCAGCCGACTACCCTGCATTTTGGTCTGGGAACGGCAACCGTCATTGATTCGATCCGGATTAGCTGGCCGGACCAGTCTGAACAGACGCTGACCCGCGTCGCCGTCAATCAGCAACTGGTTATTCAGCAGGCAGCGGTTTCGGCAAAGCCAACCGCTCTGCCGGTAGCCAAAGCTCCAAATGCCTTGTTCACGAAGACCCAGCTTCCGCTGAAGCTGACCCACGAAGGCTATACGGAAAACGACTTCAAACGGCAGCCGTTGATGCTGTGGATGTATTCGCATACCGGTCCCGTTCTGGCGAAGGGCGACGTAAATAAAGACGGTCTGGAGGATCTGTTCGTGAGTGGCGACCAGACAAACCCAGGGAGCGTCTGGCAGCAGCAGAAAGGAACGTTTAAAAAACTGGATAAGCTGGCCATTGGCGACGAGAAACTGTCGGCAGTAGCGGCTGCCGCTTTCTTCGACGCGAACGGCGATGGCTACGACGATCTATACGTAGCTAAAGGCGGCTACTCGCTGTTTGAAGCCAACACGGCTTCGCTGCAGGATGAGCTGTATCTCAACGATGGCCGGGGTAACCTGAGCCTGACCGCAACCCCGTTGCCAAACATCAGCGCCAGCAGCAAATCCTGCGTGCGTCCGGGCGATTACGACGGCGACGGCGACCTGGATTTGTTCGTGGGCGGGCGGGTCGTGCCGGGGCGTTATCCCGAAACCCCAACGTCTTACCTGCTGGAAAACAATGGGAAAGGTGAATTCGCCGTCGTCGCGGTGCCGTTCTCGGCGGTGGGCATGGTTACCGACGCGCAGTGGGCCGATCTGGACGGCGACGGTCGGCTGGATCTGGTCATTTGCGGAGAATTCATGCCCGTAACCATTTACCAGAATACTAAAGCCGGTTTCGTGGATAAAACCAGTCAGTATTTTCCCGAAGCCGAAAACGGGTTCTGGCTGTCGCTGGCCGTGACCGACGTAAACGGCGATGGCCGAAACGACATCATAGCCGGGAATCTGGGCAGTAATTCGCAGATTCGGGTTACGTCAAAAGAGCCAGCCGAACTCTACTACGCTGATTTTGATGGGAATGGCTCGGTTGACCCGTTCTTTAATTTTTATATTCAGGGACAGTCCTATCCTTACGTCAGCCGCGATGAACTGAACGATCAGATCTACGCCATGCGTAAACGATTTGGTTTTTATAAAGACTACGCCAGCGCAAAAGTGACCGATATCCTCCCGACGGAGGAACTGGCGAAAGCCAGGAAACTGACCGTCACCGAAGAACGTTCTGTCTGTTATATGAACCAGAACGGCCGGTTTGTGAAGCACGTACTGCCCGCTCAGGCGCAGTTCGCTCCGGTAACCAGTCTCAAAACGGGTGATTTTAACAACGACGGTAACGTTGATCTGCTGCTTTTCGGCAATAAGTCCGATAACCGGCTCAAACTTGGTAGCATGGACGCGAACTACGGCTGCCTGTTGGCGGGTAATGGCAAGGGTGACTTCAACTACGTCGGCCAGCCCCAGTCGGGTCTGTCGGTGACGGGCGATGTTAAATCGGTAATCGACTTGAAGATAGGACCGCAGACGTACCTGGTCATTGGCGCGTTCGGCCAGCCCCTTCAGGTGTATAAACCTGGAAAGCCATGA
- a CDS encoding vanadium-dependent haloperoxidase → MKQLLLACLLLSQLVQARPVKPDLAARLQPTVFAVTMVMIHDVVNPPAASRFYTYCLLGAHEIVAQQRNGIVSPASFTRNFPHIQINSKERYDYRIAALYCILETGRLILPSGSMLEEEQQKLIDQLKAEGYAEPLIGQSVRVAQEVAKTILSYAAADNYGKLSARTRYRPTKQDDYWYPTPPGYIEAIEPHWKTIRPMVIDSCNQFAPRPPVPFSKDTTSAFYRLAHEVYQVGNTLTDEQRFIASYWDCNPFAINTSGHMSIGFKKISPGGHWMNITSIATSQAKLSFDKSLMVHSLVAMTLMDAFISCWDEKYRSNRVRPETVINRYISVRWQPLLQTPPFPEYTSGHSVISTAVAELLTYLIGADFSFTDTTEILFELPERKFASFRQAADEAAISRLYGGIHYRDAIENGQAQGKALGEFIVGKLKKAGVTPTL, encoded by the coding sequence ATGAAACAACTTTTGCTGGCGTGCCTGCTGCTGAGCCAGTTGGTGCAGGCCCGGCCGGTTAAACCCGATCTGGCCGCGCGTCTCCAGCCAACGGTGTTTGCCGTGACGATGGTGATGATTCATGACGTTGTCAACCCGCCCGCAGCCAGTCGGTTCTATACGTACTGCCTGCTCGGGGCACACGAGATTGTGGCGCAGCAGCGTAACGGCATTGTATCACCAGCGTCGTTTACGCGCAATTTCCCCCACATCCAGATAAACAGTAAGGAACGGTATGATTACCGGATTGCGGCTCTCTACTGCATTCTGGAAACGGGTCGGCTAATTCTGCCGTCGGGCTCCATGCTGGAGGAAGAACAGCAGAAGCTGATCGACCAGTTAAAAGCTGAAGGTTATGCCGAGCCCTTGATAGGGCAATCAGTTCGGGTGGCGCAGGAGGTTGCCAAAACGATTCTGAGCTACGCAGCCGCCGATAACTACGGCAAATTGAGCGCCCGGACGCGCTACCGCCCTACCAAGCAGGACGATTACTGGTATCCAACTCCGCCGGGATACATCGAAGCCATTGAGCCGCACTGGAAAACCATCCGTCCGATGGTGATTGACTCCTGCAATCAGTTTGCGCCCCGTCCGCCCGTTCCGTTCAGCAAAGATACGACCAGCGCGTTCTACCGGCTGGCCCATGAAGTGTATCAGGTCGGGAATACGCTGACCGACGAGCAACGGTTCATTGCTTCGTACTGGGACTGCAATCCGTTTGCCATTAATACGTCAGGGCACATGTCGATTGGGTTCAAAAAAATCAGTCCGGGCGGCCACTGGATGAACATCACGAGTATCGCCACCAGCCAGGCCAAACTGTCGTTCGACAAATCCCTGATGGTGCATTCGCTGGTGGCTATGACGCTGATGGACGCCTTCATCAGCTGCTGGGATGAGAAGTACCGCAGCAATCGGGTACGTCCCGAAACGGTCATCAACCGGTACATCAGTGTGCGCTGGCAGCCCCTTTTGCAGACACCCCCATTTCCGGAGTACACCAGCGGCCATAGTGTCATCTCAACGGCCGTTGCCGAGCTGCTGACCTACCTGATTGGCGCTGATTTTTCCTTTACGGATACTACCGAAATTCTGTTTGAATTGCCGGAACGAAAGTTCGCTTCGTTCCGGCAGGCCGCTGACGAAGCCGCGATCTCCCGGCTTTACGGCGGTATTCATTACCGGGACGCCATTGAGAACGGTCAGGCGCAGGGGAAGGCGCTTGGTGAGTTTATTGTAGGGAAACTTAAAAAGGCGGGGGTTACGCCTACATTATAA
- a CDS encoding ROK family protein yields the protein MQDNAVFSVIDTKKNKLKRHIISELYRFESRTISQLSSRLHTSIPSATALIDELSIGHWVRGIGTGTAKYGRKPSLYALDPSRYVTVVLDSSLHDTKLVVFNLLNEVVFRQDLNLHLVNSPLFLRHLQEPLEQVARHIQAEGWMVIGVGAALPGLVNPAQGVNYTYRKLNGPEPSLAQLLQSAFDAPVYLINDTKATIFGEYRFGLAQGKKHVLSINIDWGVGLGVIVNGEILQGTSGFAGELGHIQMKTDGELCACGKVGCLDTLASASSLIRRAKEGLEAGRVSLLSGVSPDEIDIETIIAKANAGDAFSIDLLSDVGSELGRALSTTVHLFNPELLIINGVLAKAEKAVTRPIEQAIDKYCLPNYRDNLSIELSQLGEMAKLRGTQAYVLQSLLEGEQIP from the coding sequence ATGCAGGATAATGCCGTTTTTTCCGTCATTGATACGAAGAAAAACAAGCTTAAACGTCATATCATCAGCGAGCTCTATCGCTTCGAGTCGCGGACAATCTCGCAGCTGTCCAGTCGGTTGCACACCAGTATTCCATCGGCTACGGCCCTGATTGATGAGTTAAGCATTGGCCACTGGGTACGGGGCATCGGCACCGGCACGGCAAAATACGGACGTAAGCCTTCGCTGTACGCCCTTGACCCCAGCCGCTACGTAACGGTCGTGCTCGACAGCAGTCTGCACGATACCAAGCTGGTAGTTTTCAATCTGCTGAACGAGGTTGTTTTCCGGCAGGACCTGAATCTGCACCTGGTCAATTCCCCCCTGTTTCTGCGTCATCTGCAGGAACCGCTGGAGCAGGTAGCCCGGCATATCCAGGCCGAAGGCTGGATGGTGATTGGGGTAGGAGCCGCGCTGCCGGGACTGGTGAACCCGGCACAGGGCGTTAACTATACCTACCGCAAGCTGAATGGTCCGGAACCGTCGCTGGCGCAGCTCCTGCAATCGGCATTCGACGCGCCAGTTTACCTGATCAACGACACCAAAGCAACCATTTTTGGCGAGTACCGATTTGGGTTGGCGCAGGGCAAAAAGCACGTGCTGTCCATTAACATCGACTGGGGCGTCGGACTGGGCGTTATCGTCAACGGCGAGATTCTGCAGGGCACATCGGGTTTTGCCGGTGAACTGGGGCATATCCAGATGAAAACCGACGGTGAGTTATGCGCCTGCGGCAAGGTGGGCTGTCTTGATACCCTCGCGTCGGCTTCGTCGCTGATCCGGCGGGCCAAAGAAGGGCTGGAAGCGGGTCGGGTGTCGCTGCTATCGGGCGTTTCCCCCGACGAGATTGATATTGAAACCATCATCGCCAAGGCCAACGCGGGCGACGCCTTTTCCATTGATCTGCTGAGCGATGTGGGCAGCGAACTGGGCCGGGCCTTATCAACGACGGTGCATCTGTTCAATCCTGAACTGCTGATTATCAACGGCGTCTTAGCCAAGGCCGAAAAGGCCGTTACGCGGCCCATTGAGCAAGCCATTGATAAATATTGCCTGCCTAATTACCGGGATAATCTGTCCATCGAACTGTCGCAGCTCGGCGAGATGGCCAAGCTGCGCGGTACGCAGGCTTACGTCCTGCAAAGCCTGCTGGAAGGCGAGCAAATACCTTAG
- a CDS encoding alpha-L-fucosidase — MNRFYVSLAALLVSVATFAQQHSEQNHSKYVWPKDGPVRQKLGQWQDRKFGLLMHWGTYSQWGIVESWSLCPEDEGWCERKGPASANWYEYKKAYENLQTTFNPVKFNPERWADAAHRAGMKYMVFTTKHHDGFCMFDTKQTDYKITGAKSPFASNPRSNVTKEILEAFRKQDFMVGTYFSKPDWHNEHYWKPYFPPKDRNVNYDPKKYLDEWKQFADFTYNQIQELMTGYGKVDILWLDGGWVRPFSTIDSTVSWQRTIPYNQDINMARIAGMARQHQPGLLVVDRTVSGEFENYVTPEQQIPDHYMPIPWETCMTMGNSWSYIPKENFKSARKLVQTLVDVVAKNGNLLLNIAPGPDGEWHEEAYGRLQQIGNWLQVNGESVYGTKPLAPYRQDNWAFTTNGTASYASYLPAESETVLPVTVPLPMAPAKTLTLLGVKQPLNWKKTGTGATVTIPEKIRQQLAGQPVWVFKLS, encoded by the coding sequence ATGAACCGTTTCTACGTAAGTCTCGCGGCCCTGCTGGTGTCGGTCGCGACCTTCGCTCAGCAGCATTCTGAGCAAAATCATTCGAAATACGTCTGGCCCAAAGACGGGCCGGTTCGGCAGAAGCTGGGCCAGTGGCAGGACCGGAAATTTGGTCTGCTCATGCACTGGGGCACCTATAGCCAGTGGGGCATCGTGGAGTCCTGGTCACTCTGTCCCGAAGATGAGGGCTGGTGCGAACGTAAAGGCCCGGCCTCGGCGAACTGGTATGAGTACAAGAAAGCCTACGAAAATCTCCAGACGACCTTCAACCCGGTAAAATTCAATCCCGAACGCTGGGCCGATGCCGCTCATCGGGCCGGCATGAAATACATGGTCTTTACAACCAAGCACCATGACGGCTTCTGCATGTTCGATACAAAGCAGACCGACTACAAAATCACCGGTGCCAAATCGCCATTCGCGTCGAACCCGCGCAGCAACGTAACTAAAGAAATCCTGGAGGCTTTCCGAAAGCAGGACTTCATGGTCGGCACGTATTTTTCCAAGCCCGACTGGCATAACGAGCATTACTGGAAACCGTATTTTCCGCCTAAAGACCGCAACGTCAATTACGACCCGAAGAAGTATCTCGATGAATGGAAACAGTTCGCAGACTTTACGTACAACCAGATTCAGGAGCTGATGACCGGCTACGGTAAGGTAGATATTCTCTGGCTCGATGGGGGCTGGGTGCGGCCGTTCAGCACCATCGATTCGACGGTGAGCTGGCAGCGCACCATTCCCTACAACCAGGACATCAACATGGCCCGCATTGCGGGAATGGCCCGCCAGCACCAGCCCGGTCTGCTGGTCGTTGACCGCACAGTGTCGGGCGAGTTTGAAAACTACGTAACGCCCGAGCAGCAGATACCGGACCACTACATGCCGATTCCGTGGGAAACCTGCATGACCATGGGTAATAGCTGGTCGTATATTCCGAAGGAAAACTTTAAATCGGCCCGGAAGCTCGTGCAGACGCTGGTCGATGTGGTCGCTAAAAACGGCAACCTGTTGCTGAACATTGCCCCCGGCCCCGATGGCGAATGGCATGAGGAAGCGTATGGTCGTCTGCAGCAGATTGGCAACTGGCTACAGGTCAACGGCGAGTCGGTTTACGGTACCAAACCGCTGGCACCTTACCGGCAGGACAACTGGGCCTTTACAACCAACGGTACGGCCAGCTATGCCTCTTACCTGCCTGCCGAGTCAGAAACCGTGCTGCCCGTTACGGTTCCCCTGCCCATGGCTCCAGCTAAAACGCTGACCCTGCTGGGGGTAAAACAGCCGCTGAACTGGAAGAAAACAGGCACCGGTGCAACGGTTACTATTCCCGAAAAAATTCGGCAGCAACTGGCCGGGCAACCGGTTTGGGTCTTTAAACTAAGTTAA
- a CDS encoding SUMF1/EgtB/PvdO family nonheme iron enzyme translates to MNALRWLLVFGIGSSVGYGQTVNSVGMRLIDIPVGSFYMGSERDGEDGDEQPVHRVSITKPFRMAATEVTNAQYEAFDPAHRSLRGKRGFSTADDEAVVFVSYPEAVAFCEWLSKKEGKPYRLPTEAEWEYACRAGTVTDYSAGSRLPQAFHKNQKTDRDPVVVSLRVGQTPANPWGLHDMHGNVEEWCADWYGPYPTDSGRDQSQTDPVGRASGLFRVTRGGSHGTPVRYLRSANRQGMIPDDKNWIVGFRVVQGDLPASKPAPAQPPAANARQVSQQVYRWQPVSATQPVFLEPIRYVHKPDCDSGVPFFGHNHCPALTWCPNGDLLAAWFSTNEESGREMTILASRLRAGQTQWDVPSEFFKVPDRNMTGTALLNDGKGTIYHTNGVEVDGDWQDLAVALRESHDNGATWSAPVLAAPEHDKRHQVIAGLLQTREGWLIQPGDADPGPTGGTAVWVSRDKGKSWSAPYTDRKKPDFRVGATGGLIAGIHAGVVQLKDGRLMAFGRKDDLPGPDSVGLRMPMSISADMGKSWTYSASEFPPVWSGQRLILTRLNEGPILLISFTHHPDAPAEERKDMLFFDGQGKAVKGYGMYAALSFDEGKTWPVKKLLTDGRERYLNGGAWTGAFMMDATHAEPKGYLAITQSPDNLIHLVSSSMHYRFNLAWLMKKP, encoded by the coding sequence ATGAATGCGTTACGTTGGTTACTGGTGTTCGGTATAGGATCGTCCGTCGGCTATGGGCAAACGGTGAATTCGGTCGGAATGCGCCTTATCGACATTCCGGTGGGTTCGTTCTACATGGGTTCGGAGCGCGATGGCGAGGATGGGGATGAGCAGCCCGTCCACCGTGTCAGCATCACGAAGCCGTTTCGGATGGCCGCCACTGAAGTGACCAACGCCCAGTACGAAGCCTTCGACCCGGCTCACCGCAGTCTGCGCGGCAAGCGGGGGTTCTCGACGGCCGACGATGAAGCGGTCGTGTTTGTCAGCTACCCTGAAGCAGTCGCTTTCTGCGAATGGCTTTCCAAAAAGGAAGGTAAACCCTACCGGTTGCCCACTGAAGCTGAATGGGAGTATGCCTGCCGGGCTGGTACGGTCACCGATTACTCAGCGGGCAGCCGTTTACCGCAGGCGTTTCACAAGAATCAGAAAACGGATCGTGATCCGGTCGTTGTGTCGCTGCGCGTCGGACAGACACCCGCTAATCCGTGGGGGCTGCACGACATGCACGGCAACGTTGAGGAGTGGTGCGCCGACTGGTATGGACCTTACCCGACAGACAGTGGACGAGACCAGAGCCAGACCGACCCGGTTGGCCGGGCGAGTGGGTTGTTTCGGGTGACGCGCGGAGGCAGTCATGGTACGCCCGTGCGGTACCTGCGCTCGGCGAACCGGCAGGGGATGATTCCGGATGATAAAAATTGGATCGTCGGTTTTCGGGTCGTGCAGGGCGATCTGCCTGCTTCGAAACCCGCTCCGGCTCAACCACCTGCGGCCAACGCCCGGCAGGTCTCCCAACAGGTTTACCGCTGGCAGCCCGTATCGGCCACGCAGCCGGTGTTTCTGGAGCCGATCCGCTACGTCCATAAGCCCGACTGCGATTCCGGAGTGCCATTCTTTGGCCATAATCACTGCCCGGCCCTGACGTGGTGCCCGAACGGGGACTTGCTGGCGGCCTGGTTCTCGACTAACGAAGAGTCGGGCCGGGAAATGACCATCCTGGCCAGTCGGCTGCGGGCTGGACAAACCCAATGGGACGTGCCCTCCGAGTTTTTTAAAGTACCCGACCGGAACATGACTGGTACGGCACTACTTAATGATGGGAAGGGAACGATATACCACACGAACGGCGTCGAAGTTGACGGCGACTGGCAGGATTTGGCGGTGGCCCTGCGCGAAAGCCATGACAACGGCGCTACCTGGTCGGCACCTGTCCTGGCGGCCCCCGAACACGATAAGCGCCATCAGGTGATTGCCGGACTGTTACAGACGCGCGAAGGCTGGCTGATTCAGCCTGGCGATGCGGACCCCGGCCCTACCGGAGGAACGGCGGTCTGGGTGAGCCGGGATAAGGGGAAAAGCTGGAGTGCACCCTATACAGACCGAAAGAAACCTGACTTTCGGGTAGGAGCGACGGGTGGCCTCATTGCGGGTATCCATGCAGGTGTCGTGCAGCTTAAAGACGGCCGGCTGATGGCCTTTGGCCGCAAAGACGACCTTCCCGGACCCGATAGCGTAGGGCTGCGGATGCCCATGAGTATTTCGGCTGATATGGGGAAAAGCTGGACTTATTCGGCATCGGAGTTTCCGCCCGTCTGGAGCGGACAGCGGCTAATTCTGACCCGGCTCAACGAAGGTCCGATTCTGCTAATTTCCTTTACGCACCACCCCGACGCGCCGGCTGAAGAGCGGAAAGACATGTTGTTTTTCGATGGGCAGGGAAAAGCCGTTAAAGGTTACGGCATGTACGCAGCCCTGTCCTTTGATGAGGGTAAAACCTGGCCGGTGAAAAAACTCCTGACCGATGGTCGGGAGCGTTACCTCAACGGCGGAGCCTGGACGGGCGCATTCATGATGGATGCTACCCACGCTGAGCCCAAAGGTTATCTGGCTATTACGCAGTCGCCCGATAATCTGATTCATTTGGTAAGCAGCAGTATGCATTACCGCTTCAACCTCGCCTGGTTGATGAAAAAGCCCTGA